The following are encoded together in the Budorcas taxicolor isolate Tak-1 chromosome 4, Takin1.1, whole genome shotgun sequence genome:
- the SHH gene encoding sonic hedgehog protein: protein MGEMLLLARCLLVLLVSSLLMCSGLACGPGRGFGKRRNPKKLTPLAYKQFIPNVAEKTLGASGRYEGKITRNSERFKELTPNYNPDIIFKDEENTGADRLMTQRCKDKLNALAISVMNQWPGVKLRVTEGWDEDGHHSEESLHYEGRAVDITTSDRDRSKYGMLARLAVEAGFDWVYYESKAHIHCSVKAENSVAAKSGGCFPGSATVHLEQGGTKLVKDLRPGDRVLAADDEGRLLYSDFLTFLDRDRGARKVFYAIETREPRERLLLTAAHLLFVAPHNGSAAGAPEGAAAGGGAPGRRALFASRVRPGQHVYVVAERGGARRLLPAAVHSVTLREETAGAYAPLTAHGTILINRVLASCYAVIEEHSWAHGAFAPYRLAHALLAALAPGRTDRGGAGDSGGGGRVPPPAPGAPGAADAPGAAGIHWYSELLYQLGTWLLDSEALHPLGMAVKSS from the exons ATGGGCGAGATGCTGCTGCTGGCGAGATGTCTGCTGGTGCTGCTGGTCTCCTCGCTGTTGATGTGCTCGGGGCTGGCGTGCGGACCCGGCAGGGGATTTGGCAAGAGGCGGAACCCCAAAAAGCTGACCCCTTTAGCCTACAAGCAGTTTATCCCCAACGTGGCGGAGAAGACGCTAGGGGCCAGTGGAAGATACGAGGGGAAGATCACCAGAAACTCAGAGCGATTTAAGGAACTCACCCCCAATTACAACCCCGACATCATATTTAAGGATGAAGAAAACACTGGAGCGGACCGGCTGATGACTCAG aGGTGCAAGGACAAGCTGAACGCCTTAGCCATCTCTGTGATGAACCAGTGGCCGGGCGTGAAGCTGCGGGTGACCGAGGGCTGGGACGAGGACGGCCACCACTCGGAGGAGTCGCTGCACTACGAGGGCCGCGCAGTGGACATCACCACCTCGGACCGCGACCGCAGCAAGTACGGCATGCTGGCACGCCTGGCCGTGGAGGCCGGCTTCGACTGGGTCTACTACGAGTCCAAGGCGCACATCCACTGCTCAGTGAAAGCAG AGAACTCGGTGGCGGCCAAGTCGGGCGGCTGCTTCCCGGGCTCGGCCACGGTGCACCTGGAGCAGGGCGGAACCAAGCTGGTGAAGGACCTGCGGCCCGGGGACCGCGTGCTGGCGGCCGACGACGAGGGCCGGCTGCTCTACAGCGACTTCCTCACCTTCCTGGACCGCGACCGCGGCGCCAGGAAGGTCTTCTACGCCATCGAGACGCGGGAGCCTCGCGAGCGCCTGCTGCTCACCGCCGCGCACCTGCTCTTCGTGGCGCCGCACAACGGCTCGGCCGCGGGGGCGCCCGagggggcggcggcgggcgggggcgCGCCGGGGCGCCGGGCGCTCTTCGCCAGCCGCGTGCGGCCGGGCCAGCACGTGTACGTGGTGGCCGAGCGCGGCGGGGCCCGGCGGCTGCTGCCCGCCGCGGTGCACAGCGTGACGCTGCGCGAGGAGACGGCGGGCGCCTACGCGCCGCTCACGGCGCACGGGACCATCCTCATCAACCGGGTGCTGGCCTCGTGCTACGCGGTCATCGAGGAGCACAGCTGGGCGCACGGGGCCTTCGCGCCCTACCGCCTTGCGCACGCGCTCCTGGCCGCGCTGGCGCCCGGGCGCACGGACCGCGGTGGAGCCGGCGACAGCGGGGGCGGCGGCCGCGTCCCCCCACCCGCGCCGGGGGCGCCGGGGGCGGCCGACGCGCCGGGCGCCGCGGGCATCCACTGGTACTCAGAGCTGCTCTACCAACTAGGCACCTGGCTGTTGGACAGCGAGGCCTTGCACCCGCTGGGCATGGCGGTCAAGTCCAGCTGA